In one window of Thermodesulforhabdaceae bacterium DNA:
- the rpmA gene encoding 50S ribosomal protein L27, producing MAHKKAGGSSRNGRDSAGKRRGVKRFGGQFVKAGNIIVRQVGTKFHAGKNVGVGKDYTLFALIDGVVKFEHMDKTRQKVSVYPVTA from the coding sequence ATGGCTCATAAAAAAGCAGGAGGAAGTTCAAGAAACGGTCGTGATAGCGCCGGAAAGAGAAGAGGTGTTAAGCGTTTTGGTGGGCAATTTGTTAAAGCTGGAAACATTATTGTAAGGCAGGTAGGAACAAAGTTTCACGCTGGAAAAAATGTGGGAGTCGGCAAGGATTATACTCTGTTCGCTCTGATAGATGGAGTGGTAAAATTTGAACATATGGACAAGACTCGTCAGAAGGTGAGCGTGTATCCTGTAACGGCTTAG